GTCGTCCCGGGGCACCCCCGGCACGATCCGCACGGTCACCGCGCCCGGCACCGCGGCGCAGGGGAAACCGGGGTGTTCCCCGACCGAGGCGTGGGCGCGGGCCACGGCGACCCCCGGGGTCGTGCGCGCGAGGGTGACGAAGTCCTCGGCGGTGACCGCCCGGGTCACCTCGCCGAGCGAGCCGCCCGCGCGGTCGCGGGCCCCGGCGACCGTCTCCGGGTCCGCGCCGCCCGCCGCCTGCACCGGGTTGGCGCCGCTCAGCGCGCCCCGCCGGGCGATCGGGCCGTCGGCGGGCAGCCAGTTGTCCGTCAGCCCGCCGTTGCCCTCCCGGCCGCCCCCGAGCCCGTACACGACGTGGACCTCGTCCCCGGGCCGGGGGACGGCGCCGGTGAGCCCGTCGCCGAAGACGAGCGCCCCGGCGGCCCGGTCGAGGGTGAAGACCCGGTCGCCGGGCGCGCCGAAGGTGAAGTCCGGGACGGGCCGCCACTCCTGACCGGCGATCACCGCCGCCGCGTCCAGGAGCCGCCCCCCGGCGTCCGGGAGCACCAGCCGCTGACCGGGCAGTTTCAGCCATGCCTCGGTCTGCTCCGCCACCTCCCGAGCGGTGGCGGTCCGCCGCCGGCGGTTGCGCGCGGCGGACACGTTGACGTCGAGCCGCAGCAGCCGGGGCGGCGCGGCGAAGGTCGCCGCGTCGGCGGTGAGCAGGACGCCGCGGTCGAGGGTGGTCCAGTCGGCCGGGGGGTGGAGCCGCACCACCCCCGGCCGCCGCAGCCCGGCCGTGCCGTCGTCGACCCGTGCGAAGGCGCCCGCCCGGTCCGTGCCCGGCCGGAACCAGGACCAGGTCAGCTCCGCGGGCGGCGGGACGTCCCCGACCGCCCCCGGCAGCCAGGACGGCACGCACGCCGCCGGGGCGTCCAGGCCGAACAGCAGGGACAGCGGCCCCGGCGCCGGATGCGCCCCGGCCAGCGGCAGGGTGAGGGCGACCCGGGCCGGGCCGCCGTCGGCCGCGAGCAGCGCCACCGGCCGCCCGGTCCGCAGATCCGCCGTCCGGTCGCGGTCGGTGACGACGGTGATCCCGGCCGAGGGGTCGAGCGGATAGACGGCCACGTCGTCGTCGAGACAGAAGGGGATCAGCCCCCGCGGGTCCCGGGACAGCGCGGTCCCCGCGGGGACGACGGGCACCGCCGTGTCCGGCCACTCGGCGGTCAGCCGCAGCACGGTGGCCGCCGGGACGGCGGGCCGCGGCGGATCGCTGCCCAGCAGCCGCAGTATGGCCACCACCAGCGCGTCCGGCACCTGGTCCAGCCAGTACAGCCGCTGCTCCAGCAGATAGGCGAAGAGCTCCAGCAGGGTGACCCCGGGGTCCACGGGCGCGTGCAGCGTCCAGCGCCCGTCGGACTCGGCGGGGATGCGGCGGCGCACCGCCGCCATCATGTCGGCCCAGGTGAGATCGTCCAGCCGGGGCGGGGGCAGGGTCATGGTGTACTCCCCAGCAGACCCGTG
The nucleotide sequence above comes from Streptomyces clavuligerus. Encoded proteins:
- a CDS encoding baseplate J/gp47 family protein, giving the protein MTLPPPRLDDLTWADMMAAVRRRIPAESDGRWTLHAPVDPGVTLLELFAYLLEQRLYWLDQVPDALVVAILRLLGSDPPRPAVPAATVLRLTAEWPDTAVPVVPAGTALSRDPRGLIPFCLDDDVAVYPLDPSAGITVVTDRDRTADLRTGRPVALLAADGGPARVALTLPLAGAHPAPGPLSLLFGLDAPAACVPSWLPGAVGDVPPPAELTWSWFRPGTDRAGAFARVDDGTAGLRRPGVVRLHPPADWTTLDRGVLLTADAATFAAPPRLLRLDVNVSAARNRRRRTATAREVAEQTEAWLKLPGQRLVLPDAGGRLLDAAAVIAGQEWRPVPDFTFGAPGDRVFTLDRAAGALVFGDGLTGAVPRPGDEVHVVYGLGGGREGNGGLTDNWLPADGPIARRGALSGANPVQAAGGADPETVAGARDRAGGSLGEVTRAVTAEDFVTLARTTPGVAVARAHASVGEHPGFPCAAVPGAVTVRIVPGVPRDDDPAGQVAAPVPDPGALCAVARRLAGARLLTSEVFVRPPDYREVALRVDLAGAPADRARVAAVLTAALRRHLDPLVGGEDAGGWPFGGPLRPAALLRAAQRALGDLAEVAGVAIGLDGAAPGEDCRDVRLRAAELPVLRSVRTRVSAASGGGEGLE